The following proteins are encoded in a genomic region of Oceaniferula marina:
- a CDS encoding alpha-amylase family glycosyl hydrolase: MASQQRPLIYQLMVRHFGNTNETRKTHGTIEENGCGKFNDINDAALRSIKDLGITHIWFTGVLEQASGTAYPNRPADDPAILKGLAGSPYAIRDYFDVSPDYAENPDNRLEEFQALLKRTHSYGLKIIIDFVPNHVARSYASDVRPELSFGNNDDTSHFFNPNNNFYYLGHLHPGGGPPLKLPTPDGGHTPYQAESDFGRVTGNNAITWAPSIHDWYETIKLNYGHDFTVGPPNEQTSKLPGADTILENTPDTWQKMDAILGYWQHLGVDGFRVDMAHLIPMEYWRWQLRRCHQRDPETYFMAEAYDGDPAKMSEGNVLDALLNSGFDAVYDGPTYETIMHIHDQGKWSNDIDEAANPFSPHFHRVVRYAANHDEVRIASPKTWGGADMNVGRSASAILFGLGRGPNMIYNGQTVGEAAEGTEGFGGDDARTSIFDYWSMPTLVAWCNDHQYDGGKLTDKQKDLRSFYGRLLKLCAEPAFTNGEFYGLNHANKSNPLFGRLDNDPVSGHWLYAFLRYDADSNQAFLVVVNNHTSQTLNNVAVHIPDDALNWLGDLPETITFNDRLGSGIHVTANRSELPNNGLQLPPLPPHTPLYLEIGADA; the protein is encoded by the coding sequence ATGGCCAGTCAACAACGCCCACTCATCTACCAGCTCATGGTGCGCCACTTTGGTAACACCAATGAAACCCGCAAGACTCATGGCACCATCGAGGAAAATGGTTGCGGTAAGTTCAACGACATCAATGATGCCGCCCTGCGCTCCATCAAAGACCTCGGCATCACCCACATCTGGTTTACCGGTGTGCTCGAACAAGCATCGGGAACCGCCTACCCAAACCGACCGGCGGACGACCCGGCGATCCTCAAAGGCCTGGCCGGCAGTCCCTACGCCATCCGGGACTACTTCGACGTCAGCCCGGATTACGCCGAGAACCCGGACAATCGACTCGAAGAATTTCAGGCCCTACTCAAACGCACCCATTCCTACGGACTAAAAATCATCATCGACTTTGTCCCCAACCACGTCGCCCGCTCCTACGCAAGTGACGTCCGCCCCGAGCTCAGCTTCGGCAACAACGATGACACCTCCCATTTTTTCAACCCGAATAACAATTTCTACTACCTCGGACACCTACACCCCGGGGGAGGCCCGCCACTCAAACTTCCCACACCAGACGGCGGACACACCCCCTACCAAGCGGAAAGCGACTTCGGCCGGGTGACCGGCAACAATGCCATCACTTGGGCACCCTCGATCCACGATTGGTATGAAACCATCAAACTCAACTACGGTCACGATTTCACGGTCGGTCCCCCTAATGAACAAACATCGAAACTTCCAGGCGCCGATACCATTCTCGAGAACACCCCGGATACCTGGCAAAAAATGGATGCCATCCTCGGCTACTGGCAACACCTGGGGGTCGACGGATTCCGGGTCGATATGGCCCATCTCATCCCAATGGAATACTGGAGATGGCAACTCCGCCGCTGCCACCAACGCGACCCGGAAACCTACTTCATGGCCGAAGCCTACGACGGCGATCCCGCCAAGATGAGCGAAGGCAATGTGCTCGACGCCTTACTCAACTCCGGCTTCGACGCCGTCTACGACGGCCCGACCTACGAGACCATCATGCACATCCACGACCAGGGGAAATGGTCGAATGATATCGATGAGGCCGCCAACCCGTTCAGCCCACACTTTCACCGCGTTGTCCGCTATGCCGCTAACCACGACGAGGTCCGCATCGCCTCTCCCAAAACCTGGGGAGGTGCCGACATGAACGTCGGTCGCTCGGCCTCGGCCATCCTCTTCGGACTCGGTCGCGGCCCGAACATGATCTACAACGGTCAAACCGTCGGAGAGGCCGCGGAGGGGACCGAAGGATTCGGCGGTGATGACGCCCGCACTTCCATTTTTGATTACTGGTCGATGCCTACCCTCGTTGCTTGGTGTAATGACCACCAATACGACGGCGGCAAGCTCACCGACAAACAAAAAGATTTACGCTCCTTCTACGGCCGGCTACTCAAACTCTGTGCCGAGCCCGCTTTCACCAACGGTGAATTTTACGGACTCAACCACGCCAACAAATCCAACCCTCTGTTCGGCCGTCTCGACAACGATCCCGTCTCCGGTCACTGGCTTTACGCCTTCCTGCGCTACGACGCAGACAGCAATCAGGCCTTCCTCGTCGTCGTCAACAACCACACGAGCCAAACGTTAAATAACGTCGCGGTCCATATCCCGGACGACGCCTTGAATTGGCTGGGGGACCTTCCGGAAACGATCACCTTTAACGACCGGCTCGGCTCCGGCATCCACGTCACAGCCAATCGATCCGAGCTCCCGAACAACGGCCTGCAACTACCACCGCTGCCACCACACACCCCGCTGTATCTCGAGATCGGGGCAGACGCATGA
- a CDS encoding 3-keto-disaccharide hydrolase, which translates to MSALFFTACSGFAAAEVKAPEGFTALFNGKDLTGWWGLKTENPAKWMALSKEDFAKKKKNSIANINKHWSVEGDELVNDGHGMYLTTDKNYADFELLLEYKTVAKADSGVYLRGLPQVQIWDYTKEGGKWKIGADKGSGGLWNNSKGAPGKDPLVLADKPFGEWNSMRIIMVGDKVTVYLNDKLVVDHATMENYFDRKGGAPEKGPIQLQTHGGEIRWRNVFVREIGAEEAKKIKAKKQG; encoded by the coding sequence ATGTCCGCCCTCTTTTTCACCGCATGTTCCGGTTTTGCCGCAGCTGAAGTGAAGGCTCCCGAGGGTTTCACCGCTTTGTTTAATGGCAAGGACCTCACCGGATGGTGGGGGCTGAAGACCGAAAACCCTGCCAAATGGATGGCCCTGTCCAAGGAGGACTTTGCCAAAAAGAAAAAGAATAGCATCGCCAATATCAACAAACATTGGTCGGTCGAAGGTGACGAGTTGGTCAACGACGGCCACGGGATGTATCTGACAACCGACAAGAATTACGCTGATTTCGAACTTTTGCTCGAATATAAAACCGTGGCCAAGGCCGACAGCGGCGTTTATTTACGTGGTCTGCCTCAGGTTCAGATCTGGGACTACACCAAAGAAGGTGGGAAGTGGAAAATCGGAGCCGACAAGGGGTCCGGTGGCCTGTGGAACAACAGCAAGGGCGCTCCCGGTAAGGATCCTCTGGTTCTCGCTGACAAACCCTTTGGCGAGTGGAACAGCATGCGCATCATCATGGTGGGCGACAAGGTGACCGTCTACCTCAACGATAAGCTGGTGGTGGATCATGCAACGATGGAGAACTATTTCGACCGTAAGGGAGGAGCTCCAGAAAAAGGCCCTATCCAGCTGCAGACCCACGGTGGAGAGATCCGCTGGCGCAACGTCTTCGTTCGTGAAATCGGAGCCGAGGAGGCGAAAAAGATCAAGGCCAAGAAACAAGGGTAG
- a CDS encoding OmpP1/FadL family transporter — MTGKKRTTLPLLCAATLFTPSLHAGGLYLYELSTTETSLAGAGWAARAQDPTTVVTNPAGMSRLEGTQLQFTLQPLAIDSDFSSDLGGGSSLDSVLPGGSFFATHQLNQEWTIGFSMAGFFGLGLDYDSGWEGRYYLDEITLQSIGFQPTVSYKVNDQFSVGAGITLIYTVFEQKMSVNNPGPASDGRLDLDDEVTSLQANVGFLYEPNDHTRFGLQYLSESNIDLKTRPDVKGNGLVSDALRRIDKLDLGMTMPQSVIFSAYHQINDCWAVMGNVGWQEWSKFGKVDIDASAANTSRSITANRRYKDTWNVSLGAQYQVNDQWRINTGIAYDSEMVDEKNVTFDLPTAESWRYGIGATYTCSENLEFSAGYEIVWYGDIDISANRGLAGNVSGTFEDHALHFLSFSVNWKL; from the coding sequence ATGACTGGCAAAAAACGAACCACCCTGCCCCTTCTATGCGCCGCCACCTTATTCACCCCTTCGTTGCACGCAGGAGGACTCTACCTCTACGAGCTTAGTACTACGGAGACATCTCTAGCCGGCGCCGGATGGGCTGCCCGCGCACAGGACCCCACCACTGTCGTCACGAACCCGGCTGGCATGTCCCGCCTCGAGGGTACGCAACTCCAATTTACCCTTCAACCACTTGCGATTGACTCCGACTTCAGCTCGGACCTCGGTGGAGGATCCAGCCTCGACTCAGTGCTCCCCGGGGGAAGTTTTTTTGCAACCCACCAGCTCAACCAGGAATGGACCATTGGTTTTTCAATGGCCGGATTTTTTGGACTCGGGCTCGATTATGATTCAGGATGGGAGGGACGCTACTACCTCGACGAAATCACCTTACAGAGTATCGGATTCCAGCCCACCGTGTCCTACAAAGTAAACGACCAATTCTCGGTCGGAGCCGGCATCACCCTCATCTACACTGTCTTTGAACAGAAGATGTCAGTTAACAACCCGGGACCAGCGAGCGATGGCAGATTGGATCTAGACGACGAAGTTACCTCACTACAAGCCAACGTTGGATTTCTTTATGAGCCAAACGACCACACCCGCTTCGGCCTCCAATATTTGTCAGAATCCAATATCGACCTGAAGACTCGGCCAGATGTCAAAGGCAACGGTCTGGTTTCCGATGCTCTTCGCCGAATCGACAAATTGGATCTCGGCATGACCATGCCGCAGTCCGTGATCTTCAGTGCTTACCATCAAATCAACGACTGCTGGGCCGTCATGGGCAACGTTGGCTGGCAAGAATGGTCCAAATTTGGCAAGGTTGACATCGACGCATCAGCCGCCAACACAAGCAGATCGATCACTGCCAATCGCCGCTACAAAGATACATGGAATGTTTCGCTTGGCGCGCAATATCAAGTCAACGACCAATGGCGGATCAACACCGGCATCGCTTACGACTCCGAGATGGTTGACGAAAAGAATGTCACCTTCGACCTGCCGACAGCTGAATCGTGGCGATACGGTATCGGAGCTACTTACACCTGCTCAGAAAATTTGGAATTCAGTGCGGGCTATGAAATCGTTTGGTATGGCGATATCGACATCAGTGCGAACCGAGGTCTGGCAGGAAATGTTTCAGGCACCTTCGAAGACCATGCACTTCATTTCCTTAGCTTTAGCGTAAACTGGAAACTGTAA
- a CDS encoding ExbD/TolR family protein: MKIKNKHRDEDNVEVSMSPLIDCVFLLLIFFLVTTMLKKKNADIDISLPVSNAAIEIEPNDDTVIGIDRKGRFYFDGVMSSRMQLRKSLEQIAMVNKDQGIRLDCDKRTKFIHVAEVLDLCNFYQINNVGVRTYDEAYNQ, encoded by the coding sequence ATGAAAATTAAGAACAAGCATCGGGATGAAGATAACGTCGAGGTGTCGATGTCGCCATTGATCGACTGTGTGTTTTTGCTGCTGATCTTTTTTTTGGTGACCACGATGCTGAAAAAAAAGAATGCAGACATCGATATCTCATTGCCGGTATCCAATGCGGCGATCGAGATCGAACCCAACGATGACACCGTCATCGGCATCGACCGCAAAGGCCGGTTTTATTTTGACGGTGTGATGAGTTCACGGATGCAACTGCGAAAGAGCCTGGAGCAGATCGCGATGGTGAATAAGGATCAGGGGATCCGTCTCGATTGCGACAAACGGACAAAGTTCATTCACGTAGCCGAAGTGCTCGATCTTTGTAATTTCTATCAAATCAATAACGTGGGTGTGCGCACATACGATGAAGCTTACAACCAGTAA
- a CDS encoding ExbD/TolR family protein encodes MQIKRSKELDDDVDVSMSPLIDCVFLLLIFFLVTTMLKKTERRIPIRQPDAVLSVADTVKSDTMYIGLTKQGTIKRPLKQRDAFGRITYVDVPDLPAYLKILVAEGKKNRPLVIQVQKDVEFQDVLRVFDVCTIQGFSNVKTYSDSDNFQSIYRKEKDEN; translated from the coding sequence GTGCAGATTAAACGGTCCAAAGAACTCGATGACGATGTGGACGTCTCAATGTCCCCATTGATCGACTGTGTATTTTTGCTGCTGATCTTTTTTCTGGTGACCACGATGTTGAAGAAGACCGAGCGGCGTATCCCGATCCGCCAGCCGGATGCTGTGCTGAGCGTGGCGGATACGGTGAAGTCCGATACCATGTACATCGGCCTGACCAAGCAGGGGACCATCAAACGTCCTTTGAAACAACGTGATGCCTTTGGCAGGATCACTTATGTGGATGTTCCGGATTTACCAGCTTATCTGAAAATCTTGGTGGCGGAAGGAAAAAAGAATCGTCCCTTGGTAATCCAGGTGCAGAAAGATGTGGAGTTTCAGGATGTCTTGCGGGTCTTTGACGTTTGTACGATCCAAGGGTTTTCCAACGTGAAGACCTATTCGGACTCCGATAATTTTCAATCGATTTACCGAAAGGAGAAAGATGAAAATTAA
- a CDS encoding MotA/TolQ/ExbB proton channel family protein → MKNSRSILMGVLTFAGLLVLRQQCYAGNDDLASDQMQASIDWMAELQKGGGTGIALLVLALAAVLFVIERLINMRSSNVLASPEVVNVAMAVDPIEGEDAAKTLYQEKPSSFTKVVNHMAEHNEYESSEIVEMAGDLAGRDIESHRRRVYSLGVVATLAPLLGLLGTMIGMIEAFAKFSKLTDSSEAALVLGDSIGKALITTAVGLIIAIPSLAAFHYFKVRLGSLSDKLEADLDRVQRAWFGKKVR, encoded by the coding sequence ATGAAAAATTCACGTTCGATTCTGATGGGGGTGCTCACGTTTGCAGGGTTACTTGTTCTTCGCCAACAATGTTATGCCGGAAATGATGATCTTGCCTCTGATCAGATGCAGGCATCCATCGACTGGATGGCTGAGTTACAAAAGGGTGGCGGGACCGGGATTGCTTTGCTGGTGTTGGCTCTGGCTGCAGTGCTTTTTGTCATTGAGCGTTTGATCAATATGCGTTCATCCAATGTGCTTGCTTCTCCCGAGGTGGTCAATGTGGCGATGGCGGTTGACCCCATCGAGGGGGAGGATGCCGCTAAAACACTCTATCAGGAAAAACCATCATCTTTCACCAAGGTGGTGAATCACATGGCGGAACATAACGAATATGAGTCATCGGAAATAGTGGAGATGGCCGGCGATCTTGCCGGTCGCGATATCGAAAGCCACCGCCGAAGAGTTTACAGCCTCGGGGTGGTTGCAACCTTGGCTCCATTGTTAGGTCTACTCGGGACCATGATCGGAATGATTGAAGCTTTTGCCAAGTTTTCCAAACTCACCGACAGCAGTGAGGCTGCCCTGGTATTGGGTGACTCGATTGGCAAGGCCCTGATCACCACGGCAGTGGGTTTGATTATCGCGATTCCTTCCTTGGCGGCGTTTCATTATTTCAAAGTGCGTTTGGGGAGTCTGTCTGACAAGTTGGAGGCTGATTTGGATCGGGTCCAGCGTGCATGGTTTGGGAAGAAAGTGCGTTAG
- the sppA gene encoding signal peptide peptidase SppA: MKSFITFIFSLSLLLAHADEKKAIVAVYDLEGNITESGQGSGGLFGLGGDGRRPLTHFDLVRSMKQAAEDERVKGVVLDLGGAGLSLAQLQEIHRCLQSIRKAGKDVWFYTESLNNGTALIGAAANHFTLLPEGNVMLTGMYSESMYFKGLLDKVGVKAEVIHIGDFKSAGETFYRTGPSEYAQKQSDLLFDSIYGQILGTLSQGRKIKAKELQQLIDQGLISPQQAKEVGLVDALKYRTDFVSGIRAHYGEGTSFDRTYALPDLDGPDINSFMDVMKLAFQSGKSKKRRKDYLAVVALEGNITDASVAPVRKEVLKLAKDDKCLGLVLRVNSPGGSALASDVLWEATDEFKASNKPFVVSMGAVAASGGYYVSAGADHIFAETGTITGSIGVVGMKFVLGGAMEKLGITVHTSQRGKNAGLMNMHRPYTPEETTIIRKSMLDVYATFKKRITDGRGDRIVGDLEQLAGGRVYSGQDALKIGLIDKIGGLNEAIAHVATLAELEPDSYDVHLTPAPKSGIEGMFAGPEKPDKDGEFIQAGHAQRPANLLQQQIMNSPSLQMLTVDQRQSLEQFIKRIQAYSEHHILLIGQDFTIPTL, from the coding sequence ATGAAGTCGTTCATTACTTTTATTTTTTCTCTCAGCTTGCTGCTTGCCCATGCGGATGAGAAAAAAGCAATCGTCGCCGTCTATGATCTGGAAGGAAACATCACCGAAAGCGGCCAGGGAAGTGGCGGACTGTTCGGGCTGGGAGGCGACGGCCGCCGACCACTGACCCATTTCGACCTTGTCCGCAGCATGAAACAAGCCGCAGAAGACGAACGCGTCAAAGGCGTTGTGCTCGACCTCGGAGGTGCCGGACTCAGCCTGGCACAGCTTCAGGAAATACACCGCTGCCTGCAGAGCATCCGAAAAGCTGGTAAAGACGTCTGGTTCTACACCGAAAGCTTAAACAACGGCACCGCCCTCATCGGCGCGGCAGCCAACCACTTCACCCTGCTACCGGAAGGCAACGTCATGCTCACCGGTATGTATTCCGAATCGATGTATTTCAAAGGCCTACTCGACAAAGTGGGAGTCAAAGCCGAGGTCATCCACATCGGTGACTTTAAAAGTGCTGGCGAAACTTTCTACCGGACCGGCCCCAGCGAGTATGCCCAAAAACAATCCGACCTTCTCTTCGATTCCATCTACGGTCAAATCCTCGGCACCCTGAGCCAAGGCCGAAAAATCAAAGCGAAGGAGCTTCAACAACTCATCGACCAAGGGCTCATTAGCCCGCAACAAGCGAAAGAAGTGGGCCTCGTCGATGCGTTGAAGTACCGGACCGATTTTGTTAGTGGCATCCGTGCCCACTATGGTGAAGGCACCAGCTTCGACCGCACATACGCCCTCCCCGATCTCGATGGACCGGACATCAACAGCTTTATGGATGTCATGAAACTCGCCTTCCAATCCGGCAAGTCCAAAAAGCGCCGCAAAGACTACCTCGCCGTCGTTGCCCTGGAAGGCAACATCACCGACGCTTCGGTCGCTCCCGTCCGCAAGGAGGTTCTCAAACTCGCCAAAGATGACAAATGCCTCGGACTGGTTCTCCGGGTCAATTCCCCCGGAGGGTCCGCCCTCGCCAGCGACGTGCTCTGGGAGGCCACCGATGAGTTTAAAGCCAGCAACAAACCCTTCGTCGTTTCCATGGGAGCCGTGGCCGCATCCGGAGGCTACTACGTCAGTGCCGGAGCCGACCACATATTCGCCGAAACGGGAACCATCACCGGATCCATCGGCGTGGTCGGCATGAAATTCGTGCTCGGAGGCGCGATGGAAAAACTGGGTATCACCGTGCATACCAGCCAACGCGGAAAGAATGCGGGGCTGATGAACATGCACCGCCCCTACACACCCGAAGAAACCACCATCATCCGCAAATCCATGCTCGACGTCTACGCCACCTTTAAAAAACGGATCACCGACGGCCGGGGTGACCGCATCGTCGGAGACCTGGAACAACTCGCCGGCGGGAGAGTTTATTCAGGCCAGGACGCACTGAAAATCGGTCTGATCGATAAGATCGGAGGGCTCAATGAAGCCATCGCCCATGTGGCAACCTTGGCTGAACTCGAACCAGACAGCTACGACGTCCACCTCACCCCGGCTCCGAAAAGCGGGATTGAGGGCATGTTTGCCGGACCGGAAAAACCGGACAAAGATGGAGAGTTCATTCAGGCAGGCCATGCACAGCGTCCGGCCAACCTTCTCCAGCAACAAATCATGAACTCTCCCAGCCTGCAAATGCTGACGGTGGACCAACGGCAGTCGCTTGAGCAATTCATCAAGCGGATTCAAGCCTACTCAGAGCATCACATCCTCCTCATCGGGCAAGATTTCACCATCCCCACGCTCTAA
- the lpdA gene encoding dihydrolipoyl dehydrogenase, producing the protein MYDLIVIGGGPAGYVGAIRGAQLGKKVAVVEADKPGGTCLNWGCIPTKALLKNAEVYQTMTKKASAFGLSFDNLSYDWSKVVGRSRKVSERLAGGIGFLFKKNKVDYVPGYGSLLGSNKVEVTAADGSKQVIEGKNILVATGCKSRELPPLPHNGKSVISSKEAMVLAEQPKEMIIIGAGAIGVEFAYIYNAFGTKVTIIEMLPTLLPVEDDEVGKELQKSFTKQGVRCLTDTKCVNFKDNGTSVSIDVEGPKGNETITADTCLVAIGVQPVLPGGQQPELCERGFIKVGDRYETSLPNVYACGDISGPPWLAHTASFEAIQAVEGMFVEGHTPRHVGNFPGCTYCNPQVASVGKTERALKEEGIDYKVGKFPYAAIGKAQASANAEGFVKLLFGKEHGELLGAHIIGENATELIAEMGLALEMELTSEEIHSTIHAHPTLAEAIHEATLDADGHAIHF; encoded by the coding sequence ATGTATGATCTTATTGTCATCGGAGGCGGCCCTGCCGGATACGTCGGAGCCATTCGCGGAGCCCAACTCGGAAAAAAAGTAGCCGTCGTCGAAGCCGACAAACCAGGTGGAACCTGCCTGAACTGGGGCTGTATTCCCACCAAAGCACTCCTCAAAAATGCCGAGGTTTACCAGACGATGACCAAAAAAGCATCAGCTTTCGGTCTCTCGTTTGATAACCTGAGCTACGACTGGTCGAAAGTGGTCGGTCGTTCACGCAAAGTCTCCGAACGGCTTGCGGGTGGTATTGGCTTCCTGTTCAAAAAGAACAAGGTCGACTACGTTCCCGGTTACGGATCACTTCTCGGCAGTAACAAAGTTGAAGTCACTGCAGCCGATGGCAGCAAACAAGTCATCGAAGGGAAGAACATTCTGGTTGCCACAGGCTGTAAAAGCCGTGAGCTGCCACCACTTCCACACAATGGAAAATCGGTCATCAGCTCCAAAGAAGCCATGGTGCTTGCTGAGCAGCCGAAGGAAATGATCATCATCGGAGCCGGCGCCATCGGAGTTGAGTTCGCCTATATTTACAATGCTTTTGGCACCAAGGTCACCATCATCGAAATGCTGCCAACCCTGCTCCCGGTTGAAGACGACGAAGTAGGCAAAGAGCTGCAGAAATCCTTTACCAAACAAGGCGTCCGCTGCCTGACCGACACCAAGTGTGTCAACTTCAAGGACAACGGAACCTCCGTCTCTATCGATGTCGAAGGCCCCAAGGGCAACGAAACCATCACCGCCGATACCTGCCTCGTCGCGATCGGCGTCCAGCCGGTTCTTCCCGGAGGACAGCAGCCAGAGCTCTGCGAGCGAGGCTTCATCAAAGTGGGCGACCGTTACGAAACCTCACTGCCAAACGTTTACGCCTGCGGCGACATCTCCGGCCCACCATGGCTTGCTCACACCGCCAGCTTCGAAGCCATTCAGGCGGTTGAAGGTATGTTTGTCGAGGGGCACACACCCCGTCATGTGGGCAACTTCCCAGGCTGCACCTACTGCAACCCTCAGGTTGCCTCCGTGGGTAAAACCGAGCGCGCACTCAAGGAAGAAGGCATTGACTACAAAGTCGGCAAGTTCCCCTACGCCGCCATCGGTAAAGCGCAGGCATCTGCCAATGCAGAAGGCTTTGTCAAACTACTCTTCGGTAAGGAACACGGCGAACTGCTCGGTGCTCACATCATCGGAGAAAATGCCACCGAACTGATCGCTGAAATGGGACTGGCCCTGGAGATGGAACTCACCTCCGAGGAAATCCACTCCACCATCCACGCGCACCCAACGCTGGCCGAAGCCATCCATGAGGCCACGCTCGACGCTGACGGACACGCGATTCACTTCTAA
- a CDS encoding DUF4339 domain-containing protein: protein MSNTQEWHYTDSSGQQQGPISADALQQLAINGSITTETQVWTEGMDEWAPASQVEGLISEQAPAPDTHAHEPQINLSPQASGINLGPSIQAKPMGQSLTTQYSQPKKSPAKWIVSAVILALAIAGGIYLANSGGDDEPKTTLGLETYTKANERLSACKTGSAFGNSSHAGTIGKQFLATINPPKAKAESDAAAATMKEASNNDKKSSEANASDDAEKKPSAPEKIELALHCQTSEVDGEKAVALLIKIPNLHNLDPAAKQALLDRLWASARLSLANTPYGNDQTKLLVALRGLTSYDCLMSGVPAMTQAPEKQPREGLAKTWKGKDAELKLPPFFIEKQ from the coding sequence ATGAGTAACACCCAAGAATGGCATTACACCGATTCGTCCGGACAACAACAAGGTCCAATCAGCGCAGACGCGCTCCAACAGCTGGCGATCAACGGCAGCATCACCACCGAAACCCAGGTCTGGACCGAAGGCATGGATGAATGGGCACCAGCCAGCCAAGTCGAAGGCCTGATTTCCGAGCAAGCCCCCGCTCCCGACACCCACGCCCACGAACCCCAAATCAACCTCAGCCCCCAAGCATCAGGCATCAATCTCGGGCCGAGTATTCAGGCAAAACCCATGGGACAATCACTCACCACCCAATACAGCCAACCGAAAAAAAGCCCGGCCAAATGGATTGTCTCAGCCGTCATCCTTGCTCTCGCCATCGCAGGTGGCATCTACCTCGCCAATTCCGGAGGTGATGACGAACCCAAAACCACCCTCGGTCTCGAAACCTACACCAAAGCCAACGAACGTCTCAGCGCTTGTAAAACCGGATCCGCCTTCGGCAACAGCAGTCATGCCGGAACCATCGGCAAACAATTCCTCGCGACCATCAACCCACCCAAAGCAAAAGCTGAAAGCGACGCCGCCGCGGCCACCATGAAGGAAGCCAGCAACAACGACAAAAAGAGCTCAGAAGCCAATGCTTCCGACGACGCCGAGAAAAAACCATCTGCACCAGAGAAAATCGAATTGGCGCTCCATTGCCAGACATCCGAAGTCGACGGTGAGAAGGCGGTCGCCCTACTCATCAAGATTCCAAACCTCCACAATCTCGACCCGGCAGCAAAGCAGGCCCTGCTGGACAGGCTCTGGGCAAGCGCCAGGCTTTCCCTCGCCAATACCCCCTATGGCAACGATCAAACCAAACTGCTGGTTGCGCTGCGTGGCCTGACCAGCTACGACTGCCTGATGAGCGGAGTCCCGGCCATGACCCAAGCGCCGGAAAAACAACCCCGTGAGGGCCTTGCCAAAACCTGGAAAGGCAAGGATGCCGAGCTAAAGCTTCCTCCATTTTTTATTGAAAAACAATAG
- a CDS encoding DUF4339 domain-containing protein produces the protein MSNPQEWYFTDAAGQQTGPITPEQLQQLAASGQITAETNVWTEGLAEWLPATQVEGLIPAAPMAAAVPAQAPMQAAAPAQALASNPYASPGYGAQAAPQAGGDYPIPVVGKANFKLYVSLLLGGIALFIGGAALAGSESTAGLGVALFFIGGLMMIWPAILNYVFLYRIWALIQPGGASISPGKAVGFLFIPIFGAIWAFIVLFKLPGEWNEITSRYSNTQSAPKLGIGTVFCLIFIPVIGSILWVAEISKAINFMVNARMMPVQNTQPAAGGGGLSFY, from the coding sequence ATGAGCAATCCTCAAGAATGGTATTTTACCGATGCTGCCGGTCAACAAACCGGGCCAATCACCCCGGAACAACTGCAACAACTGGCCGCCAGCGGCCAGATCACCGCCGAAACCAACGTCTGGACCGAAGGCCTCGCCGAGTGGCTCCCAGCCACCCAGGTCGAAGGCTTGATCCCCGCTGCCCCAATGGCAGCAGCCGTACCGGCCCAAGCTCCCATGCAAGCAGCAGCCCCGGCTCAAGCGCTTGCAAGCAACCCCTATGCCAGCCCAGGCTACGGAGCGCAAGCAGCTCCCCAGGCTGGAGGTGACTACCCCATCCCCGTTGTCGGAAAAGCCAACTTCAAACTCTACGTGAGTCTCCTGCTTGGAGGCATCGCTCTCTTTATTGGCGGGGCTGCTCTCGCAGGCTCAGAGTCCACAGCAGGTCTCGGGGTTGCCCTGTTTTTCATCGGCGGCCTGATGATGATCTGGCCAGCCATTTTGAACTATGTTTTCCTCTACCGCATCTGGGCCTTGATCCAACCCGGAGGGGCCAGCATCTCACCGGGTAAAGCCGTAGGCTTTCTCTTCATTCCCATCTTTGGTGCTATCTGGGCCTTTATCGTCCTCTTCAAGCTGCCAGGTGAATGGAACGAAATCACTTCCCGTTACAGCAACACGCAATCCGCCCCCAAACTCGGGATCGGCACCGTCTTTTGCCTGATTTTCATCCCCGTCATCGGATCCATCCTTTGGGTCGCGGAAATATCCAAAGCCATCAACTTTATGGTGAACGCTCGCATGATGCCCGTGCAGAACACCCAGCCTGCCGCCGGAGGTGGAGGCCTCAGCTTTTACTAA